The Lycium ferocissimum isolate CSIRO_LF1 unplaced genomic scaffold, AGI_CSIRO_Lferr_CH_V1 ctg285, whole genome shotgun sequence sequence CAAACTGCTCAGTCCGTCAATAATGATTAACCATCATAAATAACTTGTGATTACAAATCATTCCCGCTCGATAGAATTAAGTACATTATCCGAGAAACAAAAATAAGTTGTACTCTATTGAATTGCAAACACTTCCCCCCTCACATAGTTTATAAATAAGTAGCATAAATATAATTAATCGCGATAGTCTATTATCAAGATTCAAACATCTAATAATGTTGTTATTCAATAatcgatatatatataagtatagtGGAATAGTCTTTACGCATAAACAAAAAAAGTATTTCCAGAAATACAATGATCAATTATTAAGATTCAAACTCGTGATATATGTTTTGTTTCgatatatataaggaaagacaataataaaagttacaaattggaaaaagatataaaattaaaaaaaaataacagacCGGCCGAAAACAATGACAAAGGAAATGGCAAAAGAGAGCGGGGTCTTGTCACGTGTGAACATCATAATATTGGTCGGCAGATTTCAACTTAATACACAAGCCATCTTAATTATCGCCCCCAATTTCCCAAATCATTCTTCctacaaattttaaaaacaaaatactGTGCCACGTGGATTGACACATCACCGTGGATCTAAACACTACGAGGACTATATTGAGTGGAAAACACGCAAAGTCCCCCTTTTGTTAGGTGTCTACGTGGCGTCAGAGCTGGACATTCGAACCACCCAAATCAAGTCTTTCTAGATTGAAACGTcactgataatttttttttttttttttttttttttgggaatttatGTTAAAGTAAGATAGAATTAATTTTGAGAGTacaattatgaaaatatttaaCTTAACTCATCACATTACAGTTAGAGGTTGCTGGAATATTTCTTTGGAACCCTTTTACGGTtgataaaaatggaaaaaagctTCAACTGGAAAATGCAAATTTGTTAgttctatttttctttgttttaaacATATATTGTGACGGAAAGGGAAAAAAGATTATATACCACAGGAAAATTACCACAATGAGGATAAATTAGGTAATATTGTATTATTTGCCTCTattaacactttttttttatggcaGTTAATTGAAATGTACCACAAGACATAAACAATTTCACATTTAAGCATTTAAATGGTGAGTCTATTTAGTTATATCATGATGGGATTTTATATTCATTCCATATTTgtttacaatatcataaacacAGATCCTACATTCTTAAAACTGGTATTATTACTCCTCCATTCCAATTTATGTAGTATTATCTGATTGaagatattttaaaatttacaataacaacatattGATGGAATTTCATAAAGTGGGGTCTGGTAGGGTATAGTATATGGGAGGAAAAAGTatatgcagaccttacctctacttTGGAAGGTAAAGTTGTTTCCGGTAAACCCTTGACATAATGACAATCAATTCAACATAGtacgaaaaaagaaataacgaaagTGTATACGtcatgatatatttttaaaatgtcataaatatttgtatgaCTATAAATAATCAGATTacatataacattaataaaaatataactactttaaaatataaaaagatatcaCCTTTTCTGCCAAACTaatatggaaaatatatatcaaataaaattgaaCAAAGGGTTGTTAAACAATTGAAGTGACCTGTCCATTTTAACAATTTTACTTCAAAAACATTTTAGTTAATAGTTATCAATATATTAAAAGTCTGGCAtacatgaaaattttatttatttttgtttcccCCCTCATGGATGTTAAATTAATTCATAATATTTCTAGCACAAtctaacaaaataaaaaaaaattgggcaatAAGAAATTAGGTCCGTCCGGGCAGGTAATAGATCCGGCATGTGAAAGAAGCCACGCCACACGACCCGCCCTTTACTTAAAGGGGCAAAAATGTAAAAACGTAAAAATTTTAAGTGATTAATTagaaacttttattttttgatataaATACGGAGGATAGTGAGAGGGAAAGTAGCACAAGCGTGCTTTGCGGTGCttgtagagagagagagagagagagagagtaaaaATACCCACCAGAAACgcttagagagagaaagtggattTTTTGTATTTGTAGAGAGACAAAGATCATAGAAATACACGCAACAACAAGACTTGTTCAAGACTTGAACGAGACTTTTGGAGTTGTTTTTGGGTTGTTAGTGGTTAAGAATTAGTAATTAATCAGAGATTTATAACAAAAGGGGGTTTAATAAACTTACCCCCCTCCATCTTCCTTCAACTCTGTTACTGTGATTTTTGTAGTGcgttttaatttcaagaaaggggAAATATGGCGTGGCATTCATATTTGGATGAATATGAAAAGCTTGTTTTTCGAATGACTACTCCAAGGTTAGTTCCCTTTTatcatcttttttctttaatttaatttgtgttcttcaagttttttcATGGTTTTtacgacccgtttggccatgaaaattttaaatactaCTCGaagttgtatttagaatttgaaaaacacctaaatCCAACCCtgtttacttttttttccttcactttttttcacttttaatgcattcaaataaccaaatatttttgtttttgcaacCAAACACTAGTTTGTTTTCaactaaaatttcaaataaattgaaaaatatttgggtTCTATGCCCAAACGCCTACTTACTTTTCCCACAAATTGTTTGAACTTGAAGTTCCATGGCTTTGATGAAAAAATTACAGttgattacttattttcttgtttttttttttttctttttctttctgttttaGCGTTTTATTTTCTTAGTACCAACATCTTCAGGAAAAAAGTCtctctgtttttcttttctgaatttttgaagaagatttttcttaatattaacgTTAGTTGGAAGATTTTTCATCTAATTAAAATTTGAGCAGAATCATCACTCATCAGTACATATGTGTGAGATGATTATGTAACCTTAacttaatttaatttgatttttcttcctttacaCGTTACTCTGACTCTTCCTCTTATTCCAGTAGTTTTCACTTCTAAATTTGACTTTTCCTTATGACCCATCaaacttttctccattttttttttaaatttcaaattttaaaaaataattccttAGTGTACTTTTTTCTGAATAGTCTCTGtcactgttttttttttacaggGTCATGATCGACAATGCTGGTTGTTCAAATTCCACTCGCGTTATGGTAAGTCACTgcgattttcaaatttttgaccaaGTAAATTTAATTAGTCCATTTTGTGGGTGtcctttaattatttaaattggttattttttaaatagGTTGATAGTGCGAGAAAACATGGAATTCTTTTGGAAGCAGTTCAAGTTCTAACAGATCTGAACCTTTCAATCAAAAAAGCTTACATCTCATCGGACGGTCGGTGGTTTATGGACGGTGAGCGCAATTTATGGAAACCCCTTTTATTTTTGCTAAAGTTCGCCTTTTGCTAAAGTGCGCACTTCATTATTAAGCAGATCATTTGTTCTTTTGGAATAGGAATAAATATCAGGCGTACGTTAGCTGCTTTGCTTAATTTTTTTGTCCTTTGAATAGTTGTACTAATTTTTGCCGTTATCAATTCGTTTTAATGTACAGTGTTTCACGTTACTGATTTGGATGGAAACAAATTAACTGACGAGAGTGTCATCAGTTACATTGAACAGGTACTTAATGTTCTTAAatgtttaaatttaaaataattgcATTTGACTTTTTTAATTTACTAATTTGGACTAAttttgaatttcattttttggttgttgaacaGTCATTAGGGACAATTCATTATGCAAGTACACAGTGCTTTGATGGGTTAACAGCACTAGAATTAACTGGGACGGATCGAATTGGCCTATTATCGGAGGTTTTTGCAGTACTCTCGGAATTACAGTGCAATATAGTTGAAGCTAAAGTGTGGACCCACAATGGTCGAATTGCGTCCCTAATTTATGTTAAGGAACTGGATTCAGGGTCTCCGATTGAGGACTCTGAGAAGATTGACACGATTGAAGCCCGTTTAAGGAACGTGCTTAAGGGTGATAATGATATTCGTAGTGCAAAAACATCGGTGTCTATGGCTGTGACACACACAGAAAGAAGACTTCACCAGATGATGTTTACTGATCGCGATTATGAAAGGAAGCCGATTATTAGGACTAACGATAACCCTATTGTATCGGTATTGAattgcttggagaagggttatTCTGTGATAAACATTCACTGCAAGGATCGACCTAAGCTTCTGTTTGACATCGTTTGCACCATGACGGACATGCAATATGTTGTGTTCCATGCCACACTTAATACAGCAGGGGACAGAGCATGCTTGGTATATATTCCTTCACCTACTTTTTACATAGTATTCTTTTATTCATGTTTAAGGAATGTACAGATTTGCTAAACTTGTATTATAATCTTGTCTCAGGAATTCTTCATTAGGCATACGGATGGAAGCCCAATTAGTTCGGAAGCAGAAAAACAGCGAGTGATTCTATGTCTACAAGCTGCAATAGAACGACGAGCTTCTGAggtatataaattttcataataTACATGTTGTaaacacaaaatatacatagtatatacacaaaaatacatttaatatacataatcagtaGGTTTTGTCTGCTACATTTCTTCTAACTGGaaatacttttaattttcgtATTATAGGGAGTGAGGCTGGAGTTATGCACAGGAGACAAGCAAGGACTATTAGCTGATGTAACGCGAACTTTTCGTGAAAATGGTCTAAATGTGACAAGGGCTGAGATATCTACAACAAGTGAAAATACAGCTCTGAATGTGTTCTATGTAACAGATGCTATTGGAAATCCAGCTGATTCAAAGATTATTGAGGCTGTTAGGCAGAAAATTGGATTGAGTGACttgaaagtgaaggaattgCCATTAATCTATCATCAAAAGGCAGAAGAAAGGGATGAGCCCACAGGTGGTGTAGGTGGGGCAATGTTACTCTCACTTGGTAGCATTGTAAGGAAGAATCTCTACAATTTGGGGTTGATCAAgtcattttcttgaatttgagcACACAAATTATCAAACAGATTTGGTCATGTGTACATACATTAGCTTAAAGATTATTGAAACTGAAAAGGGATTTGGTGATGGTAGTTGTTATGGTTGAAGCTTAGTTGGCTGAATGGATAGACACATATATGGCGGGGGTCCCATACCCaccattttcaagaattataaaAATTCGAACTTTAAATTTGTTTGGTGGAAGAGTAGAGAGAGGCAAAGGCAGGCTGGCAAGGGGTGTAGACATAGGAATTGGTTTTAGAACTGTACACATTTGTACATAGTcgttattattagtattattattataatgtttTAGTAGCTCTTAATGTTTGACTTAGTTTGTTTATACTTAAGATGCCCTCTTTCTTGGTGTTGTCCATTTGGGACAGCAACAAGAATCTagtctttgtaaatatttttattaattagaGTATTTGGGTTAATTTCTGGTCCTACAAATTgctgttttctttttctcaaattgATTGACTGTGTGCTTTGTTTTGTTAAACACGAAACCATGACTTTGGTTTTTTTGCAATCCGTGTTGCCACGCTGTTGCCTCTGGTGAAGACATTTGAAATTTCGGccgaagaaataatttttaaaatattggtaGCATAAGAAATCAGAGAGGCTAGTAATGTAAAAAGTTGGGCAACGTAACTAAAACATTACCGATTCTTAAAACTTTATTTACACGGTCAATGAACCGCAAAGATCAATCCCCAATTTTGTAAAAACTTGTTAGTATTTCCTTTTACTGCTTTATTTAAAAGTTCTTCAGTTcagccaccaaaaaaaaaaaaaaaaaaaaaaaaaaaaaaaaggagaaaagtaAGACCGACATTTGAATAAAGAACACctataataaaagaaaactatCGACCAGATTCTGGAAGTTGTATTTTTCGTTGAAAATTCAAAGTTGTTGACAGTTTGTTGCAGTTGGGAAAGAGACCCAAAAGAAAGAGCTAAACCTTAACGTGATTATAGCCATACTAATATATACTCCATGCTTTGATTCAAATTTCCATCCATAAACCATAAAAAGCACAATCGTGAAAGTCCACCCTTTTGCAACTATTGTCAAATTGTGAAATATTTATGTTAATAATCAAGGTTCTGGTGAGATGGATGTGATTTTTCTATATGTAATTATAGGTTTGAGTTAGAGCCTAAAAATAGAAACAATCCTGGTAGGAAATACTTTCTCTTTTAATTGGCACCGGGACTAACAAGTACTGACCACCAGCTGAgaacatcaaaagaaaaaacttaaattagagtataatctaaatatgatatgatttagaTTGTCGTTTTGCCTTAAAGAACATATTTGGATATCACTAATATCCAGCCACgaaatgattaattaaattttaatgaaCCCATAAATTGACATATAAATACTATggttaaaataataaaaaatcagGCTCCATTTGGGAATACATTTGTGAGATTTTGAATTATGTTAGTTGCTCTTTTAAGTAATTTACTTATATTTCCTTTTCCCAATGAGGGGGCTACTGAATTTCGTTCGGCGAGTTGCTTTCATATTCTATATCTCTATTCTGAATGTTCGTTTGAGCGTAGTTTTTGTCTTATTGTCTCTGGAGGGGCAAATAAGAGAGCTAAAACTGATTAAATTATTAGCTTGGACAGGCCAAACtccaaaaatataatttaaaattggATCCTCAAAATAGAATTACCCAAATAGTAACAATTTGCAAAGTGTTTGGCAAAATTTGGTCTCGAGACGGCttatttgtcttttctttttctcgttATTACAGACGATATAGCAAACGCCACCACTATGGACAATTTTCCTcgtttcctttttcttgttgtattgCGTATCACTTGGCAAATTCATACATAATACAAACTGTATAATCGAAGCTAGCATAGTTGTTTGAAACAAATCAACTAATATTTTTAAGTACATTATTAGTGTACGTAAAATAAATTTGCACTATCAAGAGAATTTTACCAATTGAAGTGAAGCGGACAGAGTGAAAGTAAAaattgtcttcttcttcttatgatctATAGTCACAACTCATAAGTTTGAGTTGTAAAATCAGTCACATGGTGCTTGCCACACTTTCCCTGACTATGTGTGTATACAGATGTTTCGTGTATCGAGCTATTCTTTTAATACTACATTTTGTCGGTTATAACAAGCAGTTCAATTTAGTATTGTTCTTCCTGTTTGACATATCAAATTTACTATGAAATATTAGATGTTATTATATTGTATGTTAACTTAATTAACTTTGATACTAATAGTGCATAAGATTTCAAATTctatgaagagaaaaaagatgTGCATTGGGGGATGCATTCATGACCATAACTACAGAGGAAGGCGTGGTGTTGAGGAGATCGGAATCCGGTCACATGCATGCTGCATGcagtgaaagtgaaaaaaggcCAAAGTCAAAACATCGATAAGATGAACAAAAAAGATTAATTAGTTAATGGAGTAAATAAGAATAAGAATGCCTTTGCTTAGCTTATTTTTCTGATTGGCTCTGCTTTTCATATGTTTAGCACAGAAAAAGGGGTTTTCTAGAGCTCGTTCCTAAAGTTACGTTTGTTGTCTTTTGCTTTGTCTCTAGGTTTTCTTAAGATTCGTAATCCTTTTCTagttctttcctttttcctttaaaaaaataaaagaaaagaaatgagttTAACTTGACAGTATAGAAGAGCCTTTTTACTGTTAAATTACCTAACAAATGACTATAGGTGATAATTCATAATAACTGAAATTAATAACCTAAAAACTAAGAGTGATAACTGATAACCTGTTACAAAAGATTAAAATACATTGTATGCGTTAAATCCGTATTTCTTTGAAAGGGTGAGAAAGATGGAAACCAAAAAAGAACCTGGAAATCGGGTCTAAAAGGAGTTCAAAAGTTATTGGCTTGTTACATGAGATTACCAAACTATATAAGAAAACAACAATCTAAGCTAATATACAAAGAGTTTAACACTTATCCCCATCGGTAGTTATAATTGTGTTAATTTAATATAGTTAAGTAATTTAATTAGGTGAAAATATATACTCCTTAATTAACTATGGTTAAGTGCTAGACGTCTAGCAACGGAGCCACCTCTTTAGCTACGGGTTCGGTCAAGAAACCaactcttttttaaatttcaaactcttgtatttattaaaaaattcatttgaTATGTCTAAATAATATATTCAGAATAGTAAGcaaaaaaataatccaaaacccataatataattttttcgcTCCATCTATATTTTTACCGAGTTTAAGTTCTATACCCCTTAAAATCAAGAACAATCTTAAATTGCCAAGTCATAAAATTTGGCGGGAGAGAGAGATCGAAAAAGGAAAGCAAACCTCGTAAAATTTGGGAGGAAAATCAGGAATAATATTAAATTGACAACTCATCGACCACTTGTAGTTTTAGGAGTTCTTAAAGAATTTCTCTTggcatatttttcttttctctcaacATGCATGTGAATTTCTTGGAAGCAATTAGTGATCAAATTTCAATATCTGACCTATCAAATATGGTAGAGTTAAGATATTAACACTGTGATTAGTCTcattatggaaaaatattgATCTTTGCATCAATCAAAGCATGCATGAATTTTCGATGTCAATTTTCTAGATTGATTCTTGCAATTAGAATAAAAATATAGATACATGATTATAGCAAAGCATAAGAATAAAGAAATCCTCATTAGGaatatcaaaaacaacaaagaatCTTCAAGCGGATTTTTACTACTTTTCCTGTTTACAATTTCTTTTATAGTGGAAAATGCGGTTCTTAATTATTGATTTCATCACAATTCGAATTCTTGAAATCGAAAGTTCAATTCCATAAAATAATCGCCACtagcaatattttaaaatgatttatttGCCGAAAGATAATATCTCTAAGTGTCTTATTgacttaattaaattaataacaATGTGACGCTTTTCTTTAATGTTAAGTTAATCTCTTAGCGTCTTTTGAGTGGATATGTAGTAGTCGTTACGTGGAAAGATTTTCCTTTGCTATTTTACATAACATATTAAACTTTTTTgctacttttttattttcttgttttagtaaaaagattgaaaaaaagTGATTCCACTGAACGGATTTTCTTGAATCAGAATATAAAACTTTCTTAATTCTTATTCTTACCGTACATGGCATCTGTAACCAAAGTCTTAACAGAATATATTAGCATGACAACAATGAATGGAATCTCGTGATAGACAAAAAAGAGTCACGTTTGGCAAACTTTAACaagaaaatctagaaaaatacCCTTTGCACTTGTAAATATTCATCAACGAGAATATTATATGCACATTACTGTGCTCTTCCTCCacctttaaaattaaaattacaaaCTTTTTGTCACAATCCAAGTCCATATCACATATAGCACAATTTGGGCTTAGGCTTGCAGGCACTTATCTTCCATTTTACATCACCTTGAATCTCAAACGTGTGTGTACCATGTAACTTCTGTTAAAGTTTTTCACTTTCCTTTCTCATTCCAATGTGAGATTCGCTTAAGGTGTCATGTGCACCTTATAATATTTTCAGAAGCTTACCAACCTAAAAGCCTGTCAATCCTGCTTAACCCGTCCTCTGTCTGGGGCGTCATATTTTCCTAGTTAATTATTCTCTTGCAttattcattttctttgtttttgacTAAGCTTCAAATACTCATTATTGTAAGAAGGCAAGAGATCTCATTTCACTCGCACTATTTCAACATGCATGGTCGCATGTAATCAGATGTGGAGCTTAACCTATGGCGTATGGGTTCACTTGAACCCACAAGCTTTTCTTCaaactttatatatgtattaaaaatttcactaaatatttataaatgttttagtGTGAACTTCTTTATTACTCTTTACTAACTTGAAAGTTTATGTAGGAATTCAAAATCTTTCAAATCTTAGATCCATTTCTACATGTAATACACGTTCAAAATCTTGTATTATGATTTGCTCGAGGGTCGGAATGTTACACTATTATCCGAATAGCTTGTTATTTGTTGTCAACGAGCCCGAAataatgacttgttattttttgTTAGATTTTTAGTTTtacttcaagaaaatcaaaggcaGACCACAATATTGGTAAAGAAAACAGGTGGTGATGTACGTAGTATGTTGCAGTTTTAGAAAAGGCAGTTCAAAGATTAAAGAGTTTGCAGTTTGTATACAAAATAGGAAACAACTGACTGAACTAATTAATCTTCTTGTTAATCTGTCATTTTCTCTAAAGTCGTTTCTTTCTTGCACATGCACCCACATGGACGACAGCtataaagttttaatttttgacatttCATGATGAAGACTAAATTTGACATTGTGAACCTTAGCTTTGACCAAAATATTACAATAAATAAAGAGTTTTCCTCCAGACTGATACCGTTGTCTTCCACTCATTAATAAAATTTCCTTTTATCCTTCGTATGAACCCAAAGATTCCTCTAGACTGATactgttcttatttttttgttttttttgccAAGCATTTAACAATTG is a genomic window containing:
- the LOC132043762 gene encoding ACT domain-containing protein ACR8-like: MAWHSYLDEYEKLVFRMTTPRVMIDNAGCSNSTRVMVDSARKHGILLEAVQVLTDLNLSIKKAYISSDGRWFMDVFHVTDLDGNKLTDESVISYIEQSLGTIHYASTQCFDGLTALELTGTDRIGLLSEVFAVLSELQCNIVEAKVWTHNGRIASLIYVKELDSGSPIEDSEKIDTIEARLRNVLKGDNDIRSAKTSVSMAVTHTERRLHQMMFTDRDYERKPIIRTNDNPIVSVLNCLEKGYSVINIHCKDRPKLLFDIVCTMTDMQYVVFHATLNTAGDRACLEFFIRHTDGSPISSEAEKQRVILCLQAAIERRASEGVRLELCTGDKQGLLADVTRTFRENGLNVTRAEISTTSENTALNVFYVTDAIGNPADSKIIEAVRQKIGLSDLKVKELPLIYHQKAEERDEPTGGVGGAMLLSLGSIVRKNLYNLGLIKSFS